A genome region from Manihot esculenta cultivar AM560-2 chromosome 5, M.esculenta_v8, whole genome shotgun sequence includes the following:
- the LOC122723687 gene encoding secreted RxLR effector protein 161-like encodes MEPKCKLKRQDGEPFVDATEYRRIIGSLRYLVNTRPDLAYSVGVVSRYMDTPTVTHMNAVKQILRYVRGTIGMGIVYKKNQEKEELVGFSDSDLAGDTDDRKSTSGIIFFIGESPITWVSHKQRIVVLSSCEAEYIAATGGACQGLWLKKIIAELRGDDKVKPVLKVDNKSAISLANNPVFHERSKHIDTRIHFIRDCVQCGDIQLEYVKTEEQVADLLTKPLARQRFNELRDRIGVKQV; translated from the coding sequence ATGGAGCCGAAGTGTAAACTAAAAAGACAAGATGGTGAACCATTTGTTGATGCCACTGAGTATAGAAGAATTATCGGCAGCTTGAGGTACTTGGTAAACACACGTCCAGATCTTGCGTACTCCGTTGGTGTTGTCAGCAGATACATGGACACACCAACGGTGACACATATGAATGCTGTGAAACAGATACTGAGGTATGTGAGAGGCACTATTGGAATGGGAATTGTCTAcaaaaagaatcaagaaaaagaagaactTGTAGGCTTCAGTGATAGTGATCTTGCAGGAGATACGGATGACAGGAAGAGTACTTCAGGGATTATATTCTTTATTGGAGAAAGCCCAATCACATGGGTCTCTCACAAGCAAAGAATAGTTGTGTTATCTTCTTGTGAAGCTGAGTACATAGCGGCAACAGGTGGAGCTTGTCAAGGGTTATGGCTCAAAAAAATAATTGCAGAATTGAGAGGTGATGATAAAGTCAAACCAGTGTTGAAGGTTGACAACAAATCAGCCATATCACTAGCCAATAATCCGGTCTTTCACGAAAGAAGTAAGCATATTGACACAAGAATTCATTTTATTCGTGATTGTGTTCAATGTGGAGATATACAGCTTGAATATGTAAAGACTGAAGAACAGGTTGCTGATTTGTTAACAAAACCGTTAGCACGGCAGAGGTTCAATGAGCTGAGAGATAGAATTGGTGTTAAACA